In a single window of the Lentisphaera araneosa HTCC2155 genome:
- a CDS encoding DUF3050 domain-containing protein, with protein MSSEVTGKLADHDLYKKVWSTTGIKVFMKYHVFCVWDFQSLAKKVQHICSPPEFPWMPGKSPELRRLINEVILEEETDVDPTNGSYCSHYELYLKAMEQCGADLELHQNYMKALQGGESLFDLNKELPVALREFLDFSFELIFNGSDHEICAVFAKGRETLIPDMFSGLVTKLEVDCPTEWSLFHYYLNRHIEVDGGEHGPASERLYQSFCDSPEKIEEAQQAVDKALYLRDKLWSFILKEIIGSN; from the coding sequence ATGAGTTCAGAAGTAACTGGTAAACTTGCCGACCATGACCTATATAAAAAAGTATGGTCAACTACGGGTATTAAGGTATTCATGAAGTACCATGTGTTTTGTGTGTGGGACTTTCAGAGCTTAGCTAAAAAAGTTCAACATATTTGTTCTCCACCCGAATTTCCATGGATGCCAGGAAAGTCACCTGAATTAAGGCGTCTTATTAATGAAGTAATTCTTGAGGAAGAGACTGATGTGGATCCAACTAATGGCTCATACTGCTCTCATTATGAACTTTATTTGAAAGCGATGGAGCAATGTGGTGCAGATCTTGAACTTCATCAAAATTACATGAAAGCTTTACAAGGTGGCGAAAGTTTATTTGATTTAAATAAGGAACTTCCTGTAGCGCTAAGAGAATTTTTAGACTTTAGCTTTGAACTTATTTTTAATGGTTCCGATCATGAAATCTGTGCGGTTTTTGCAAAAGGACGTGAAACATTAATCCCCGATATGTTCTCAGGCCTAGTTACAAAATTAGAAGTGGATTGTCCTACGGAGTGGTCTTTATTTCATTATTATTTAAATAGGCATATAGAAGTGGATGGTGGTGAGCATGGTCCTGCATCTGAACGACTCTATCAATCTTTTTGTGATTCTCCTGAAAAAATAGAGGAAGCTCAGCAAGCAGTCGATAAAGCATTGTATCTACGTGATAAGTTATGGTCTTTTATTTTAAAAGAAATAATAGGATCGAATTAA
- a CDS encoding (deoxy)nucleoside triphosphate pyrophosphohydrolase, whose amino-acid sequence MAQKIINVSAGIIIKDDQVLICQRREAHHKGAWEFPGGKIELNESHQEALKRELNEELSINCEIGQHFHSVFYKLNISTQLNLHAYLIKSFIGTPKCLVHSKILWITLQELSYYNFLPADLPLVENLLNRHKKEPVKTGSKR is encoded by the coding sequence ATGGCTCAAAAAATAATAAATGTTTCTGCTGGTATCATTATAAAAGACGACCAAGTTCTCATATGTCAGAGACGTGAAGCACATCACAAGGGTGCCTGGGAATTCCCCGGAGGAAAAATAGAACTTAATGAAAGTCACCAAGAAGCTTTAAAGCGGGAATTAAACGAAGAACTATCAATTAATTGCGAAATAGGCCAACACTTTCATTCGGTATTTTATAAACTCAACATTAGTACACAGCTGAATTTACATGCTTACTTAATTAAAAGCTTTATAGGTACTCCGAAATGTCTCGTACACTCTAAAATCCTCTGGATCACTCTACAGGAGCTTAGCTACTATAACTTCCTTCCAGCTGATCTTCCTCTGGTGGAAAACTTATTAAATAGACATAAAAAAGAGCCAGTAAAAACTGGCTCTAAAAGATAA
- a CDS encoding BolA family protein has translation MIDLAQIKLKIQQTFSPLYLDINDESSTHAGHSGAIPGQITHLRITICSDQFDDVSMIKQHRLVNECLKEELNNGLHALALKTYKVKQWEERNYG, from the coding sequence ATGATCGATTTAGCACAAATAAAACTGAAAATCCAGCAAACCTTCTCCCCCCTTTACCTTGATATAAATGATGAAAGCAGTACTCATGCAGGGCATAGCGGCGCCATCCCAGGACAAATAACTCATCTACGCATCACTATTTGCTCTGATCAATTTGATGATGTAAGCATGATTAAACAGCATCGATTAGTCAATGAATGTTTAAAAGAAGAACTTAACAATGGTCTCCATGCTTTAGCACTTAAAACTTATAAAGTTAAACAATGGGAAGAACGTAATTATGGATGA
- the rsmI gene encoding 16S rRNA (cytidine(1402)-2'-O)-methyltransferase: MSQESQGQLYLLATPIGNLDDMSFRAVKTLQLADLIAAEDTRRAGILLKHFEIKCKTTSYHMHNEKEKTSYLIRQVKDGKKVVVLSDAGTPVISDPGFLVVRDAVEQGIEPQIIPGVSALTFAAVACAFPLDSFTFAGFLPVKSGKRKALLEKYLNNGLCTFFYESPFKIDKLLKDLHEICGPNTPVALVREATKMFEETIRGTVSELIELGKEKKWRGEFVVAVNMREADHIVTEEPKKNKKNYDRFSTNKTENPANLLPPLP, from the coding sequence ATGAGTCAAGAATCACAAGGCCAGCTCTACCTTCTTGCTACGCCCATTGGCAATTTGGATGATATGAGTTTTCGGGCAGTAAAAACACTTCAGCTAGCAGATTTGATTGCTGCAGAAGACACTCGTCGTGCGGGAATATTATTGAAGCATTTCGAGATCAAATGCAAGACGACTTCATATCACATGCATAATGAAAAAGAGAAAACATCCTACCTCATTCGCCAAGTCAAAGATGGCAAAAAGGTCGTTGTCTTATCTGATGCTGGCACTCCTGTCATTTCTGACCCAGGCTTTCTTGTTGTCAGAGATGCCGTTGAACAAGGCATTGAACCACAAATCATCCCAGGCGTTTCCGCTCTCACTTTTGCTGCAGTAGCCTGTGCCTTCCCCCTTGACTCCTTCACTTTCGCGGGCTTTCTTCCAGTAAAATCAGGCAAACGCAAAGCGCTCCTAGAAAAGTACTTAAATAACGGGCTTTGTACTTTTTTCTACGAATCACCCTTTAAAATTGATAAATTACTAAAAGATCTGCATGAAATATGTGGCCCCAACACTCCCGTTGCCCTAGTTCGCGAAGCGACAAAAATGTTTGAAGAAACCATCCGCGGCACAGTATCTGAGCTTATTGAGCTCGGAAAAGAAAAAAAATGGCGTGGCGAATTTGTTGTCGCTGTGAATATGCGCGAAGCAGACCATATTGTTACAGAAGAACCTAAAAAGAACAAGAAGAATTATGATCGATTTAGCACAAATAAAACTGAAAATCCAGCAAACCTTCTCCCCCCTTTACCTTGA
- a CDS encoding SelT/SelW/SelH family protein, whose protein sequence is MKNKINITYCPGCRWLTRASWMSQELLITFEKNIDEVSLSPSPEAGTFKVFVNGELVHCRKQHNGFPELKILKQKIRNLICPEKDLGHSDQKTK, encoded by the coding sequence ATGAAGAATAAAATCAATATAACTTACTGCCCGGGATGCCGTTGGCTTACGAGAGCTTCTTGGATGAGCCAAGAATTACTTATTACTTTTGAGAAAAATATCGATGAAGTCTCACTTTCTCCCTCTCCAGAAGCAGGCACTTTTAAAGTTTTCGTAAATGGGGAACTTGTCCACTGCCGAAAACAACACAATGGCTTTCCTGAGCTGAAAATTCTCAAACAAAAAATACGTAATCTTATATGTCCCGAAAAGGATTTGGGGCACTCAGATCAAAAAACGAAATAA
- a CDS encoding DUF2288 family protein, with the protein MNEKLLKEADWCEWSDLHDSFIRDMLFAVKEGKDCFLLAEAIAENNTEIVGKAIESGSIFRPDGFQVEKWKKDKLRFLTLIVSPFVVIQEMDMAAYAKVLESQAEVLKKEH; encoded by the coding sequence ATGAATGAGAAATTATTGAAAGAAGCTGACTGGTGTGAATGGTCAGATTTACATGATTCCTTTATTAGGGATATGTTATTTGCCGTAAAAGAGGGGAAAGATTGTTTTTTATTGGCTGAAGCAATAGCGGAAAATAATACCGAAATTGTAGGAAAGGCGATTGAGAGCGGATCTATATTTCGCCCAGATGGATTCCAAGTGGAGAAGTGGAAGAAGGATAAGCTTCGTTTTTTGACTTTGATAGTTTCTCCATTTGTCGTTATTCAAGAGATGGATATGGCGGCTTATGCCAAGGTTTTAGAGAGCCAAGCAGAAGTTCTTAAAAAAGAGCATTGA